The Neomonachus schauinslandi chromosome 11, ASM220157v2, whole genome shotgun sequence genome contains a region encoding:
- the NECTIN1 gene encoding nectin-1, with protein sequence MARMGLAGAAGRWWGLALGLTAFFLPGPHAQVVQVNDSMYGFIGTDVVLHCSFANPLPGVKITQVTWQKATNGSKQNVAIYNPAMGVSVLAPYRERVEFLRPSFTDGTIRLSRLELDDEGVYICEFATFPAGNRESQLNLTVMAKPTNWVEGTQAVLRAKKGQDDKVLVATCTSANGKPPSVVSWETRLKGEAEYQEIRNPNGTVTVISRYRLVPSREAHQQSLACIVNYHMDRFRESLTLNVQYEPEVTIEGFDGNWYLQRMDVKLTCRADANPPATEYHWTTLNGSLPKGVEAQNRTLFFRGPINYSLAGTYVCEATNPIGTRSGQVEVNITEFPYTPSPPEHGRRAGPVPTAIIGGVAGSILLVVIVVGGIVVALRRRRHTFKGDYSTKKHVYGNGYSKAGIPQHHPPMAQNLQYPDDSDDEKKPGPLGGSSYEEEEEEEGGGGGERKVGGPHPKYDEDAKRPYFTVDEAEARQDGYGDRTLGYQYDPEQLDLAENMVSQNDGSFISKKEWYV encoded by the exons GCCCCCATGCCCAGGTGGTCCAGGTGAACGACTCCATGTACGGTTTCATCGGCACAGACGTGGTGCTGCATTGCAGCTTTGCCAACCCGCTGCCCGGCGTGAAGATCACCCAGGTCACGTGGCAGAAGGCGACCAACGGCTCCAAGCAGAATGTGGCCATCTACAACCCAGCCATGGGCGTCTCCGTGCTGGCCCCCTACCGCGAGCGTGTGGAATTTCTGCGGCCCTCCTTCACCGACGGCACCATTCGCCTCTCCCGCCTGGAGCTGGACGACGAGGGAGTCTACATCTGCGAGTTCGCCACCTTCCCCGCCGGCAATCGAGAAAGCCAGCTCAACCTCACCGTGATGG CCAAACCCACCAACTGGGTAGAGGGTACCCAGGCAGTGCTTCGAGCCAAGAAGGGGCAGGATGACAAGGTCCTGGTGGCCACCTGCACCTCGGCCAATGGGAAGCCTCCCAGCGTGGTGTCCTGGGAAACACGCCTGAAGGGCGAAGCGGAGTACCAGGAGATCCGGAACCCCAACGGCACGGTGACCGTCATCAGCCGCTACCGCCTGGTGCCCAGCCGGGAAGCCCACCAGCAGTCCCTGGCCTGCATCGTCAACTACCACATGGACCGCTTCCGGGAGAGCCTCACCCTCAACGTGCAGT ATGAGCCCGAGGTGACCATCGAGGGGTTTGATGGGAACTGGTACCTGCAGCGAATGGACGTGAAGCTCACGTGCAGAGCCGATGCTAACCCCCCCGCCACCGAGTACCATTGGACCAC GCTGAATGGCTCTCTCCCCAAGGGCGTGGAGGCCCAGAACAGAACCCTCTTCTTCAGGGGGCCCATCAACTATAGCCTGGCAGGGACCTACGTGTGTGAGGCCACCAACCCCATCGGCACGCGCTCGGGCCAGGTGGAGGTCAACATCACAG AATTCCCCTACACCCCGTCTCCTCCCGAACACGGGCGGCGCGCAGGGCCGGTGCCCACGGCCATCATTGGGGGCGTGGCGGGGAGCATCCTGCTGGTGGTGATCGTGGTCGGAGGGATCGTGGTGGCCCTGCGCCGACGCCGGCACACCTTCAAGGGCGACTACAGCACCAAGAAGCACGTGTACGGCAACGGCTACAGCAAGGCGGGCATCCCCCAGCACCACCCGCCCATGGCCCAGAACCTGCAGTACCCGGACGACTCGGACGATGAGAAGAAGCCCGGCCCCCTGGGTGGGAGCAGCTacgaggaagaggaggaggaggagggcggcGGAGGGGGCGAGCGCAAGGTGGGCGGCCCCCACCCCAAATACGACGAGGACGCCAAGCGGCCCTACTTCACCGTGGATGAGGCGGAGGCCCGTCAGGACGGCTACGGGGACCGGACTCTGGGCTACCAGTATGACCCCGAGCAGCTGGACTTGGCCGAGAACATGGTTTCTCAGAACGACGGGTCTTTCATTTCCAAGAAGGAGTGGTACGTGTAG